Proteins found in one Pontibacter sp. SGAir0037 genomic segment:
- a CDS encoding SusC/RagA family TonB-linked outer membrane protein — MKRSVLLFSLLLCALTGMAQQPVRGKVSSAKDNTPLPGASVVIKGTDTGVTTNAEGEFTLPRVPDNSLLLVTFLGYVAREIAVELPLSQPLLIALQENEHQLQEVVVSTGYQNIPQERATGSFAQVSQERFNEQVSTDVLGRLEAVANGITVNRGTLESGNIMVRGLSTIQGPKAPLIVVDNFPYEGDINNINPNDVEQITVLKDAAAASIWGARAGNGVIVITTKQGRFNQPLRVEFNSNVTFTGKPDLSYSNQMSSADYIEVEQMLFDRGYYDYDITSPYQAPLSPVVELLLQQRNGTISAQEAEAQLSSLRQQDVRNEYSRYMYQPGLNQQYSLGLRGGSAQNAWLLSAGYDKNVDNLAASFNRLNLRFQNTLRPVNNLELTTGLYYTQSGGGSGRPAYGTGNSGNTTLYPYTRFADAQGNALPTIRDYRQAYKETAGNGQLLDWNYYPLEDYKHDRTTTALQEVLGNIGASYQLPLGLEALFRYQYQRQQTTSQNLQGEQSYAARNLVNLYTRIDPETNTVSYGIPRGAILDRGQALLEAHNVRAQLNFNHTWGLHEVAALAGGEVRHARTTGSSTRMYGFNEAILTTGLVDYVNRQPTFIDGSLALVPNRDGLSDRLNRFVSVFGNGAYTYRGRYTLSGSVRRDASNLFGVLSNDRWNPLWSSGLSWDISREPFYKLAFLPYLKLRATYGFSGNTDLSKTAVTTIQYAAVSPYTLAPYATYDNYANPDLRWETARMTNIGLDFRLKGNRVTGSLEYFRKKGIDLFGREQLESTAGIGSTIVKNVASMKGSGFDLELNSLNLQIGGWQWASHLNTSYAREEVTEYYLSNLNGSAFVGSVPTVSALPGKAVYAIYSYRWAGLDPQTGDPQGIVNEEISTDYATLTGAQTQVTDLKYHGSALPTLFGSFGNTFSFKGFSLTARFSYKLGYYFRRESLHYGNLYAIGLGHADYALRWQQPGDEAFTNVPSLLYPDNFRRDAFYSGSEALVERGDHIRFQYVTASYELTKESWKQLPFSRLQVYGSVNNLGLLWAANNKGIDPDFNLNSYAIPPAKSFSLGLRASF, encoded by the coding sequence ATGAAAAGATCAGTACTCTTGTTTAGCCTGCTGCTCTGTGCCCTCACCGGGATGGCACAGCAGCCGGTACGCGGGAAAGTAAGCTCCGCCAAAGACAATACTCCTCTGCCCGGTGCCAGCGTGGTGATAAAAGGAACCGATACCGGCGTCACGACCAACGCCGAGGGTGAATTTACCCTGCCCCGTGTGCCCGACAACAGCCTATTGCTTGTCACCTTCCTGGGCTATGTTGCCCGGGAAATAGCCGTGGAGCTGCCGCTCTCGCAGCCTCTGCTCATTGCCCTGCAGGAAAACGAGCACCAGTTGCAGGAAGTGGTGGTGAGCACCGGCTACCAGAACATACCGCAGGAGCGGGCCACCGGCTCCTTTGCCCAGGTAAGCCAGGAGCGGTTTAACGAGCAGGTGAGCACCGATGTGCTCGGCCGCCTGGAAGCCGTAGCCAACGGCATTACCGTAAACCGCGGCACCCTGGAAAGCGGCAATATTATGGTGCGCGGCCTGAGTACCATCCAGGGCCCCAAAGCCCCGCTTATTGTGGTGGACAACTTCCCCTACGAAGGCGATATCAACAACATTAACCCCAACGATGTGGAGCAGATCACGGTGCTGAAGGATGCCGCTGCGGCCTCCATCTGGGGTGCACGGGCAGGCAACGGTGTGATTGTGATCACTACGAAACAGGGGCGTTTTAACCAGCCCCTGCGCGTGGAGTTTAACAGCAACGTTACCTTTACCGGCAAACCCGACCTCTCCTATAGCAACCAGATGAGCAGCGCCGACTACATAGAGGTGGAGCAGATGCTCTTCGACAGGGGGTATTATGATTATGATATCACTTCACCTTACCAGGCACCACTTTCCCCGGTAGTGGAGCTCTTATTACAGCAGCGCAACGGCACTATATCGGCACAGGAAGCGGAAGCCCAACTGAGTTCCCTGCGCCAGCAGGATGTGCGCAATGAGTACAGCCGGTACATGTACCAGCCCGGCCTGAACCAGCAGTACAGCCTTGGCCTGAGAGGAGGCTCTGCCCAGAACGCCTGGCTGCTTTCTGCTGGTTATGATAAGAATGTGGACAACCTGGCCGCTTCCTTTAACCGCCTGAACCTGCGCTTCCAGAATACGCTCAGGCCTGTAAATAACCTGGAGCTAACTACTGGCTTGTACTACACCCAGAGCGGCGGCGGCAGTGGCAGACCTGCCTACGGAACAGGAAATTCCGGTAATACCACGCTGTATCCCTACACCCGCTTTGCTGATGCACAGGGCAATGCTTTGCCAACTATCCGGGATTACAGGCAAGCCTATAAAGAAACGGCCGGAAACGGGCAGTTGCTGGACTGGAACTATTACCCGCTGGAAGATTACAAACACGACAGAACCACTACAGCATTGCAGGAAGTGCTGGGAAATATCGGGGCCAGCTACCAGTTGCCGCTAGGTCTGGAGGCCCTGTTTCGCTACCAGTACCAACGGCAGCAGACTACCTCCCAAAACCTGCAGGGGGAGCAAAGCTACGCAGCAAGAAACCTGGTTAACCTGTACACCCGGATTGACCCGGAGACAAACACGGTTAGCTATGGCATCCCCAGAGGCGCTATCCTGGACCGGGGGCAGGCCTTGCTGGAGGCGCATAATGTGCGGGCACAGCTGAACTTTAACCATACCTGGGGCCTCCACGAAGTAGCCGCACTGGCAGGTGGGGAAGTACGGCATGCCCGCACTACTGGCAGCAGTACCCGCATGTACGGCTTTAACGAAGCCATCCTGACCACGGGGCTGGTTGATTACGTGAACAGGCAGCCCACCTTTATCGATGGCAGCCTGGCCCTGGTACCGAACCGCGATGGCCTCAGCGACAGGCTCAACCGCTTTGTATCTGTGTTCGGAAACGGCGCTTATACTTACAGAGGCAGGTACACACTTTCCGGGAGCGTCCGCCGGGATGCCTCCAACCTGTTCGGGGTACTGTCTAACGACCGCTGGAATCCGCTCTGGTCCTCCGGCCTGAGCTGGGACATTTCCAGGGAACCGTTTTATAAGCTGGCTTTTCTGCCTTACCTGAAGCTGCGGGCCACCTATGGTTTCAGCGGGAATACCGATCTGAGCAAAACCGCTGTTACCACCATACAATACGCTGCCGTTTCGCCGTATACCTTAGCCCCTTATGCTACTTACGATAATTACGCCAACCCCGACCTGCGCTGGGAAACGGCCCGCATGACCAACATCGGCCTCGATTTCAGGCTAAAAGGCAACAGGGTAACAGGCAGCCTGGAGTATTTCAGGAAAAAAGGCATAGATCTGTTTGGCAGGGAACAGCTGGAAAGCACGGCCGGGATAGGCTCCACGATTGTAAAGAACGTGGCCAGCATGAAGGGCTCCGGCTTTGACCTGGAACTTAATAGCCTGAACCTGCAGATAGGCGGATGGCAATGGGCCTCCCACCTGAATACCAGTTATGCCCGCGAAGAGGTAACCGAATACTACCTGAGCAACCTGAACGGGAGTGCATTTGTAGGATCTGTGCCAACCGTATCGGCGCTGCCCGGAAAAGCTGTATATGCTATTTACTCCTATCGCTGGGCTGGGCTCGATCCGCAAACAGGAGACCCGCAGGGTATTGTAAACGAAGAAATAAGTACAGATTATGCCACTCTAACCGGGGCCCAGACGCAGGTAACCGACTTGAAATACCACGGCTCTGCCCTGCCCACCCTGTTCGGCTCGTTTGGTAATACCTTCTCCTTTAAAGGCTTTTCGCTTACAGCAAGGTTTTCCTACAAACTAGGCTACTACTTCCGGAGAGAATCGCTCCACTACGGCAACCTGTACGCGATTGGGCTCGGGCATGCCGATTATGCCCTGCGGTGGCAGCAACCCGGCGATGAAGCCTTTACGAACGTTCCATCACTGCTATACCCGGATAATTTCAGAAGAGATGCCTTCTATAGTGGTTCGGAGGCCCTGGTGGAGCGTGGCGATCACATACGGTTCCAGTATGTTACAGCCAGTTACGAACTCACAAAAGAAAGCTGGAAACAGCTGCCTTTTAGCAGGCTACAGGTATACGGCAGTGTCAACAACCTGGGCTTGCTCTGGGCAGCCAACAACAAAGGTATAGACCCGGATTTCAACCTGAACAGCTATGCTATTCCGCCTGCCAAAAGCTTTTCACTCGGCCTGAGAGCATCCTTTTGA
- a CDS encoding RagB/SusD family nutrient uptake outer membrane protein yields MQYIAKRAVYLLLLLCLATGCESFLDEKPNKQQVVPETLADFQALLDNFSIINDSDPSSSEISSDDYYLTDADWAGLTEEYRRVYVWEKDLLFARGATNNWAYSYRPVYTANTILENIGKVDRSTFNQVEWDNVKGQALFIRGKSFLQVAAMWAMAYDASTAATDLGIPLRLDTNFDSRSTRASLHETYDQVLSDLKASVSLLPEVQVHPTRPTKAAAYALLARTYLYRRHYSEAAAYADSSLRLHSYLMDFNTLNPSATYPVRQDNQEIMFRSIMRVPAPLNVSRGKIEPALIQSYAADDLRKVIFFRNNGNGTYGFKGSYEGAANLFSGIATDEVYLMRAEAQARLGKTDEAMEDLNTLLVTRWRTGTFVPFTAATPQEAVDLTLQERRKELLFRGLRWMDLKRLNKEGADITLTRSLNGQIYTLAPNDPRYALPIPEDVIELAGIQQNPR; encoded by the coding sequence ATGCAATACATCGCTAAAAGAGCAGTATACCTGCTGCTGTTGCTCTGCCTGGCTACGGGCTGTGAGAGTTTCCTGGATGAGAAACCAAATAAACAACAGGTAGTGCCGGAAACGCTGGCGGATTTCCAGGCCCTGCTGGATAACTTCTCCATTATAAACGACAGCGACCCCAGCTCCTCTGAAATCAGCTCCGACGACTACTACCTGACAGACGCGGACTGGGCAGGTTTGACAGAGGAATACCGTCGGGTTTACGTATGGGAGAAAGACCTTCTTTTTGCCCGGGGCGCTACAAATAACTGGGCCTACTCCTACAGGCCGGTGTATACGGCAAATACCATCCTGGAGAATATCGGTAAAGTGGACCGCAGTACCTTTAACCAGGTGGAGTGGGATAATGTGAAGGGGCAGGCCTTGTTTATACGCGGAAAGTCTTTCCTGCAGGTAGCCGCAATGTGGGCAATGGCTTATGATGCCTCCACCGCCGCAACAGACCTGGGCATACCGCTTCGCCTGGATACGAACTTCGACAGCAGATCAACGCGGGCCAGCCTGCATGAAACCTACGACCAGGTGCTCTCCGACCTGAAGGCTTCTGTCTCTTTGCTGCCGGAGGTACAGGTACACCCTACGCGGCCTACAAAGGCAGCCGCCTACGCGCTGCTTGCCCGAACTTACCTGTACAGGCGACACTACTCTGAGGCAGCAGCATATGCAGATTCCAGCCTGCGCCTGCACAGCTACCTGATGGATTTTAATACCCTGAATCCCTCGGCCACCTACCCTGTCAGGCAGGACAACCAGGAGATTATGTTCCGCAGTATCATGCGTGTACCTGCTCCTTTAAATGTAAGCAGGGGAAAAATAGAACCGGCACTCATTCAATCGTATGCAGCCGATGATCTCCGAAAAGTAATTTTTTTCCGGAATAACGGGAACGGCACCTATGGGTTCAAGGGGAGTTATGAGGGCGCTGCAAATCTTTTCAGTGGTATAGCCACTGATGAAGTATACTTGATGCGGGCCGAAGCACAGGCAAGGCTGGGAAAAACGGATGAGGCGATGGAAGACCTGAACACGCTGCTGGTAACACGCTGGAGAACCGGCACCTTTGTACCGTTTACAGCAGCTACGCCACAGGAAGCTGTTGACCTGACCCTGCAGGAGCGCCGGAAAGAGCTGCTCTTCCGGGGCCTGCGTTGGATGGACCTGAAACGACTGAACAAGGAAGGCGCTGATATAACCCTAACCAGATCGCTAAACGGGCAGATATATACTCTCGCGCCTAACGACCCACGTTACGCCTTGCCTATTCCAGAGGATGTAATTGAATTAGCTGGTATACAACAAAACCCGCGCTAA
- a CDS encoding LytTR family DNA-binding domain-containing protein, which yields MIATIYISLLPFRHRESYFRPVAALAAAHYLTTLGEEDSLADMLLSYSYYIALAAGFVIAYALIALVSFATTQLDRRLSWQQQPVLRLAAQVVLGFALPAMLAYLLAMAYFAIFGVDILETTYPRYEFPFVRLLLVLLNLYYLLLYVLHVSSRKAPAPVTKAKEVFPVRTATATISVPTDTICCFYRKNGANYLRTFAGDVHLISGSLEQVELRIGTDTFFRVNRQLLVHYRACVQFSPLEHGKLELRLSCREPRTAVISQKQAPAFRKWLLER from the coding sequence ATGATTGCAACTATTTATATATCCCTGCTCCCCTTCAGGCACCGGGAATCGTACTTCCGGCCAGTCGCTGCCCTGGCAGCGGCCCATTATTTGACCACCCTTGGCGAGGAAGACAGCCTGGCAGACATGCTCCTGTCCTATTCCTACTATATTGCCCTGGCAGCCGGTTTCGTGATCGCATACGCGCTTATTGCCCTGGTAAGTTTTGCGACAACACAGCTCGACCGCCGCCTCAGCTGGCAACAGCAGCCGGTACTGCGCCTGGCGGCCCAGGTTGTGCTGGGCTTTGCCCTGCCGGCTATGCTCGCTTACCTGCTGGCAATGGCTTATTTCGCGATTTTTGGTGTCGACATCCTGGAAACCACCTACCCACGCTACGAATTTCCGTTTGTGCGCCTGCTCCTGGTGCTGCTCAACCTGTATTACCTCTTGTTGTATGTGCTGCATGTAAGCAGCCGGAAAGCCCCTGCTCCCGTCACAAAGGCGAAGGAAGTATTCCCTGTGCGGACGGCAACGGCTACCATTTCTGTTCCGACAGATACGATCTGCTGCTTTTACAGGAAAAACGGGGCAAACTACCTGCGCACCTTTGCCGGAGACGTACACCTGATTTCGGGCAGCCTGGAGCAGGTTGAACTGCGGATCGGAACCGATACCTTTTTCCGTGTAAACAGGCAACTGCTCGTGCATTACAGGGCCTGCGTGCAGTTCAGCCCTCTGGAGCACGGCAAACTGGAGCTCCGGCTCAGCTGCCGGGAGCCCAGAACTGCCGTTATCAGCCAGAAACAGGCACCGGCTTTCCGGAAATGGCTGCTGGAGCGGTAA
- a CDS encoding TIGR02587 family membrane protein, whose product MHNGFTGGRPASDSLKEYARGIVGGLIFSFPMLYTMEVWWAGFIAGPFHFVALVPVTFFLLLGYNRYAGMRPGSSWRSIFVDSIEEMGIGLVLSFFLLFLLKRIEFQGMGLEEIMGKVVIEAMFASIGVSVGTAQLGSDSGNEEKENRKGMQAMLSLALCGAILVGGNVAPTEEIVMLAMEARPVEMLAMVLCSLLLSSVVVYFSDFRGSAREAPRDMAFFVTLDACLSYLVALLSSAFVLWFFGRFESVSFEVAFAQCVVLGFIASLGASAGRLLIK is encoded by the coding sequence ATGCACAACGGCTTTACAGGAGGCAGGCCTGCATCAGATTCCCTGAAAGAATACGCCCGTGGCATTGTCGGGGGCCTGATCTTCAGTTTTCCCATGCTCTACACCATGGAAGTGTGGTGGGCAGGGTTTATAGCCGGTCCGTTTCATTTCGTTGCCCTGGTGCCGGTTACCTTTTTCCTGCTGCTGGGCTATAACCGTTATGCGGGCATGCGCCCGGGCTCCTCCTGGCGCAGTATTTTCGTAGACTCCATCGAGGAGATGGGGATCGGGCTTGTGCTTTCTTTCTTCCTGCTTTTCCTGCTAAAGCGTATCGAGTTCCAGGGAATGGGGCTGGAGGAAATAATGGGAAAGGTGGTGATAGAGGCGATGTTCGCCTCCATTGGCGTTTCTGTGGGCACCGCCCAGCTCGGGAGCGATAGCGGCAATGAGGAAAAGGAAAACAGGAAAGGGATGCAGGCGATGCTGTCGCTGGCCCTGTGCGGCGCCATACTGGTGGGTGGCAACGTTGCCCCTACAGAGGAAATCGTGATGTTGGCCATGGAGGCACGACCGGTGGAAATGCTGGCAATGGTGCTGTGCTCCCTGCTGCTCAGTTCGGTAGTCGTATACTTCAGCGATTTCAGGGGCTCCGCCAGAGAGGCACCCCGCGACATGGCTTTTTTTGTCACGCTCGACGCCTGCCTGAGCTACTTGGTAGCCCTTCTTTCCTCGGCCTTTGTACTCTGGTTTTTCGGAAGGTTTGAAAGCGTTTCTTTTGAAGTGGCCTTTGCCCAGTGCGTTGTGCTGGGGTTTATTGCCAGCCTGGGTGCCTCTGCAGGCAGGCTGCTTATTAAGTAG
- a CDS encoding CNNM domain-containing protein — MGLLILYLLIALFFSFLCSLLEASLLSITPSHVGIVSQQNPAIGRDLQHFKDNIDRPLAAILTLNTFAHTIGAAGVGAQAQLIWGEEYLTLISVLLTILILVLTEIIPKTLGANYWRQLTPFTVRTLKIMIYSPIYPIIVLSQFITRRLKQEKDRSVLSRADFTAMAELVTKEGVLQQDESRVINNVLRFNVVQAGHIMTPRTVMRAAPGRQLIQEFYSNSANLRFSRIPVFDGSIDQVTGYVLKDEVLHRLVQQQGMLALEEIKRPIQVVHQGTPVPELFTRLMESKEHIALVVDEYGGTAGLVTMEDIIETLLGLEITDEFDVVEDLQKWARDRWQKRSKNMGLQDDNL, encoded by the coding sequence ATGGGTTTACTGATATTATACTTACTGATAGCGCTTTTCTTCTCGTTCCTGTGTTCGCTCCTGGAGGCTTCCCTGCTGAGCATCACCCCCTCCCATGTCGGCATTGTAAGCCAGCAGAACCCGGCCATTGGCAGGGATCTGCAGCATTTCAAAGACAACATCGACCGGCCGCTGGCCGCCATCCTCACCCTGAACACCTTTGCCCACACCATCGGGGCGGCGGGCGTGGGGGCTCAGGCCCAGCTGATCTGGGGCGAGGAATACCTGACCCTGATCTCGGTGCTGCTGACCATCCTGATCCTGGTGCTCACCGAAATCATTCCCAAAACACTGGGAGCCAACTACTGGCGGCAGCTCACCCCTTTTACCGTGCGCACGCTCAAGATAATGATTTACTCCCCCATCTACCCGATTATTGTTCTCTCGCAGTTCATTACCAGGCGCCTGAAGCAGGAAAAAGACAGAAGCGTGCTCAGCCGGGCCGACTTTACAGCCATGGCCGAGCTGGTGACCAAGGAAGGAGTGCTGCAACAGGACGAGTCTCGGGTGATCAACAATGTGCTGCGCTTTAACGTGGTGCAGGCAGGGCATATCATGACGCCCCGTACTGTTATGAGGGCGGCACCCGGGCGGCAGCTCATCCAGGAGTTCTATAGCAACTCAGCCAACCTGCGCTTTTCCCGCATCCCTGTTTTCGACGGCTCTATTGACCAGGTGACCGGCTATGTGCTCAAAGACGAGGTACTGCACCGCCTGGTACAGCAGCAGGGAATGCTGGCCCTGGAGGAAATAAAGCGCCCGATCCAGGTGGTGCACCAAGGCACTCCGGTGCCGGAGCTGTTTACCCGCCTGATGGAGAGCAAGGAGCACATTGCGCTGGTGGTGGATGAATACGGGGGAACGGCAGGCCTGGTCACGATGGAGGACATTATTGAGACGCTGCTGGGGCTGGAGATCACCGATGAATTCGATGTAGTGGAGGATTTGCAGAAATGGGCCCGCGACAGGTGGCAAAAGCGCTCTAAAAACATGGGCCTGCAGGACGACAACCTCTAG